Genomic window (Saccharothrix australiensis):
CCACCCGACGGGCGATCCTGGCCCGGCTGGCGGAGGGCGCGGCCACGGTGAAGGAGCTGTCCGCGCCGTTCGCGATGAGCGGGCCGGCCGTGTCCAAGCACCTGCGCGTGCTGGAGCGGGCGGGGCTCATCGTGCGCGGCCGGGACGCCCAGTGGCGTCCCTGCACGCTCGACGCGACGCCGTTGCGGGAGGTCAGCGAGTGGGCCGACGGGTTCCGCCGGTTCTGGGACGACAGCTACCGCCGACTGGACGCGTACCTGGAACGGATGAAGGAGCAGGAAGATGGCCACTGACACCGCCGCGCTGTGGAGCACGCCGTCCGACGTGGAGGTCGCGGTCACGCGGACGTTCGACGCGCCGCAGCACCTGGTCTTCGACGCGTTCACCAAGCCCGAGCACATCGTGCACTGGATGCTCGGCCCGGACGGCTGGACGATGCCCGTGTGCGAGGTGGACCTGCGGGCGGGCGGGCGGTGGCGCATGGTGTGGCGCCGGGCGGACGGCACGGAGATGGGGATGACCGGCACGTACCTGGAGGTGACGCCGCACTCGCGCATGGTGCAGACCGAGGCGTGGGGCGAGGGCTGGGCGGAGACGGTGAACACGACCGAGTTCATCGCGGACGGCTCGCGGACGACCGTCGTGCAGACCATGAAGTACCCGTCAAAAACCGACCGCGACCGGGCGATGGAAAGCGGCATGACGGACGGCGCGGACACCAGCTACGACCGGCTGGAGAAGTACCTGGCCACCAACCCGACCGCCGCGTAACCCGCCGGCACCCGCCTTGACCGAGCACCCGACCGCGGCCCGGAGACCCCGATCGAGCAGGTCGGGTGCCTCCGGGCCGCGGTCGGGTCGTCGGTTCAGCCCTTGAGCAGGGCGCGCGACATCACGACGCGCTGGATCTGGTTCGTGCCCTCGTAGATCTGGGTGATCTTGGCGTCCCGCATCATGCGCTCCACCGGGAAGTCGCGGGTGTAGCCGGCGCCGCCGAACAGCTGCACGGCGTCCGTCGTCACCTCCATCGCCACGTCCGACGCGAAGCACTTCGCCGCCGCCGTGATGAACCCGATGTTCGGCTCACCGCGCTCCGCCTTCGCCGCCGCCACGTACACCATGTGGCGGGCCGCCTCGATCTTCATCGCCATGTCCGCGAGCATGAACTGCACGCCCTGGAACTCGGAGATGGACTTGCCGAACTGCTTGCGGTCCTTCACGTACGCGATCGCGGCCTCCAGCGCGCCCTGCGCGATGCCCACCGCCTGCGCCCCGATCGTCGGGCGGGTGTGGTCGAGCGTGCGCAGCGCCGTCTTCAGGCCGGTGCCCGGCTCGCCGATGATGCGGTCCGCGGGGATGGCGCAGTTCTCGAAGTGGATCTCCCGCGTGGGCGAGCCCTTGATGCCGAGCTTGCGCTCCTTCGAGCCCACGACGAACCCCGGATCGTCCTTGTGCACCACGAACGCCGAGATGCCCTGCGACTTCTTCGGCGCGTCCGGGTCGGTCACCGCCATGACGGTGTACCAGGTCGACTCGCCGGCGTTGGTGATCCAGCACTTCGTGCCGTTCAGCACCCAGTGGTCGCCGTCGAGCCGCGCCCGCGTGCGCATCGACGCCGTGTCGGAGCCCGCCTCGCGCTCGGACAGCGCGTAGGACGCCATCGCCTCGCCCGACGCGATGGACGGCAGCACCTGCCGCTTCAGGTCCTCCGACGCGGACAGCAGGATCGGCATGGTGCCGAGCTTGTTCACGGCCGGGATCAGGGACGACGACGCGCAGACGCGCGCCACCTCCTCGATCACGATGCACGTGGCCACCGAGTCGGCGCCCTGGCCGTCGTACGCCTCCGGCACGTGCACGGCACCGAAACCGGCCTTGACCAGCGCGTTCAGCGCCTCGACCGGGAAGCGCTCCTGCTCGTCGACCTCGGCCGCGTGCGGGGCGATCTCCTTGTCGGCGAGCGACCGGACCGCCTCGCGCAGCGCCTCGTGCTCCTCCGCGAGCTGGTAGGTACCGAAACTCGGGTCCACGTTAAGTTACCTCCCGGTAGGGCCTTCTACCGAGATGTTAGCGCGCGTTCACCGCGGCGAGCCCCGCACCGTGGGCAACAGGCCCCGAACCGACTAGAGCGACGCCCGCAGCGCTTCGTCCTTCTCCAGCACCAGGCGCTCCAGCGACGCCTGGAACTCGGCCATCCGCGTCCGCAGCGCCGCGTCCGCCGCCGCCAGGACGCGGACCGCCAGCAGGCCCGCGTTCCGCGCGCCGCCCACGGACACCGTCGCCACCGGCACGCCCGCCGGCATCTGCACGATCGACAGCAGCGAGTCCATGCCGTCCAGGTACTTCAGCGGCACCGGCACGCCGATCACCGGCAGCACGGTCGCCGACGCCACCATGCCCGGCAGGTGCGCGGCGCCGCCCGCGCCTGCGATGATCACCTGGAGCCCGCGCCCGGCGGCCGACGCCGCGTAGTCGAGCATCCGCTGCGGCGTCCGGTGCGCGGACACCACGCTGACCTCGAACGGGACGTCGAACTCGGCCAGCGCCTCGGTGGCGGCCTTCATCACCGGCCAGTCCGAGTCGCTGCCCATGATCACGCCGACTGACGTCACTGCTGTCCTCCGTGGATGTCGTACCCGTCGAGCCACACTCCGTCGGACAGCCAGTGCGCCGCGAGCCGGGCCCGCTCGCGCACCTCGGCCATCCGCTCACCGAGCACCGTCACGTGGCCGATCTTGCGACCCGGCCGCTCGGTCTTGCCGTACAGGTGCACGTGCGCGTCGGGGAACCGGGCGAACAGGTGGTGCAGCCGCTCGTCCGGCCCCAGCTCGGGCGCGTCCGCCGCGCCCAGCACGTTCGCCATCACCACGGCGGGCGCGACGAGGTCGGTCGCGCCGAGCGGGTAGTCCAGCACGGCCCGCAGGTGCTGCTCGAACTGGGACGTCCGCGCGCCCTCGATGGTCCAGTGGCCCGAGTTGTGCGGGCGCATCGCCAGCTCGTTCACGACGAGCCCGGACGCGGTCTCGAACAGCTCGACGGCGAGCAGGCCCACGACGCCCAGCTCGTCCGCGACCCGCAGCGCCAGTTCCTGCACCTGCTCACCGGGGGCGTCGGGCGCGGGCGCGAGGACCTCGACGCAGATGCCCTCCCGCTGGACGGTCTGCACGACCGGCCAGGCCGCGCCCTGCCCGAACGGCGACCGCGCCACGAGCGCGGCCAGCTCCCGCCGCATCGGGACGCACTGCTCCACCATCAGCGGCGTGCCGGCGGCCAGCAGCTCGGGCACCGCGCGCCGGGCGCTCTCCGGGGTGTTGAGCATCCAGACGCCCCGCCCGTCGTACCCGCCGCGCACGGCCTTGAGCACGCACGGCCACCCGTGCTCGGCGCCGAACCGCACCACGTCCGCCACGTCCCCCACCGCGCTGAACGGCGGCACCGGCAGGCCCAGCTCGGCGAGCTTGACGCGCATGACCAGCTTGTCCTGCGCGTGCTCCAGGGCCGCCGGGGCGGGGTGCACCTTGACCCCGTCCGCGACCAGCGCCTTCAGGTGCTCCTGCGGCACGTGCTCGTGGTCGAACGTCAGCACGTCACAGCCCTTGGCGAACGCCCGCAACGCGTCGAGGTCGGTGTGCTTGCCCAGCTCCACGTCCCGCGCGACGAGGGCGGCGGGGTCGGAGTCGGACTCGGCGAGCACGCGCAGCGACTGGCCCAGCGGGATCGCCGCCTGGTGCGTCATGCGGGCCAACTGGCCACCGCCGACCATGCCGACGACGGGGAGACGAGTACGGGAGTCCACGGGGAGGGCAGTCTACTGTGTTGGATGGCCGCTGCTCCGCAGACGGCGGGCGAGGCCGCCTGGAAGTCGGCCCATCGCGCCTGATTTCCCGTCGATCGAAGAGCGTGATCGACGGGAAATCAGGCGCGACAGGCCGACGCGGCCTCGCGGGTTCGGGGTGTGGCCGGGTGAGGCGGGAGGCGGGGCGGGGTCAGGTGGTGGGGGTGGTTCGGCGGGGTGAGCGGGGTAGGCCGAGCCTGAACGCCAGTACCAGTAGGGCTGCCGCTGCGATGACGAACAGGGCGGTCTCGATGAGCTGGAAGGGCACCACCCGGTCCACCGGCTGGTAGTCGAGGTAGGTGTTGACCACGCCGTGCTCCCGCATGCAGGTATCGAAGCCGTTGTCGGGACCGGCCGACCGCACGTTGCACTCCAGCGGGTACTCGACCGGGTTGCCGGCCGCGTCCGTGTAACCCGACTTGACGTACATCACCCCGTCGTCGATGCGGTCGGAACTGCCCTGGTCGCGCGTGCCGAACGGCCAGAGCACGCGCTCCGGCGCCTGGTAGTGGGGCCGCCAGAACTTCGCCACCGCGAACCGCGTCGCGACGAACGCGCCGAGGGTCACCGCCATCGAGAGGACGGTCCGCCGCGTGACCGCGCTGAACGCCAGGCCGAGCGCGAAACCGAACGCCGCGTACCCGATCTGTAGGAGCGGCATGGCCTCGAAGTGCTCGTCCTCGAACGCCCGGTACGCCGGGTGACCGCCGGTCACCGAGTTCATCGCGTGCTGCGCGGTCAGCACGGCCGACCCCAGGGCCGCCGCCAGTCCCACCGCGGGCACGCCGAGCAGGACCACCTTGCCCACCAGCCACCGGGTGGGCGTGAGGTCCTGGCTCCACACCACGACGTAGGTCTTCTGCTCGTACTCGCGGGCCAGCAGCGGGGCCGCCCAGAACACCGCGATGACACCGCCGAACGCGACCGGGAGGAGCGAGGCCAGCTGGATCGCCCCGCCGAACCCGCCGAGGCCGAGGAAGCCGTGCAGTGCCGTACCGGTGGCGTTGATGGTCCACGCGATGATCAGGCAGGACAGCGCCACGACGGCGACGGCCGCGCCGAGGCCGCCGAGCTGCCACCGGTGCTGCCGCCAGGTCAGCCAGGCCAGGTCGCCCCAGCCGACCCCGGTCCGCCGCCGCGGCGGGGTGGACACCGGTGCGGTGGTGGTGGCGGTCATGCGCCGATCCCCTTCCGGGTTGCCGCGAGCTGCGCGAGCACGTAGTCCTCCAGGGTCACGGGCCGTTCGGCCCAGTGGCCGGCGACCACCGGCCGGGACTGCCCCTCGGGCAGCTTGACGAGGAACGTCGACTGGCCGCCTCGGTGGCGGGCCTCCACGACCTCGCCGACGACGGGCGGCGCCTCGGACCGCGGCCCGGTGTAGCTGACGTGCTGCGCGAGCAGGTCGTCCAGGTCGCCGCCGGCCAGCAGCCTGCCGTGCGCGAGCAGCAGCAGGTGGTCCGCGACGCCGCCCAGCTCGGCGACCACGTGCGTGGACAGCAGGACGGTCATGCCGGTCTCCGCGACCTCGGCGAGCAGCTCGCCGGTCACCTCGCGGCGGGCCAGCGGGTCGAGGTTGGCCAGCGGCTCGTCCAGCATGAGCACGTCCGGGCGGGAGCCGATGGCCAGCGCGAACGCCACCTGCGCCTGCTGGCCGCCGGACAGCTTGCCGCACGCCCGGTCCAGCGGGACCTCGAACCGCTCCAGCCAGCGCACCGCCCGCTGCCGGTCCCACAGGAGGTTGAGGTGCGCGCCCATGCGCAGCACGTCGTCGGCGGTGAAGTTCCGGTACACCGGCTTCTCCTGGGACACGAACGCGACCCGCCCGGCGGTGCCCACCGCGCCCTCGTCGGCCGCGAGCAGGCCCGCGAGCACGCTCATCAGGGTCGTCTTGCCCGCGCCGTTCGCGCCGACCAGCGCCGCGACCTTCCCGGCGGGCAGCTCGAACGTGCAGTCCCGCAGCGCCCACTTGGTGCGGTAGCGCTTGCCCAGGCCCCGCGCGCGCACCGCGGCGGCGGTGTCGACGGGCTCCTCGACGGTAGTGGTCATCGGACCGCCACCCCTTCTCCCTCGGTCGTCTGTTCGCCGGCTGGGCCGGCGCTTCCCGGTCCGCCCGGCGGTTGACCACCGTCGACGTTGGCCAGCACGGACCGCACCAGCGCGTCCACGTCCTCCGCGTCCAGGCCGGCCGCCCGCGCTTCCCGCACCCAGTCGGCGAGCCGCTCCCGCAGCTCCGCCATCACACCGGGGTCGGTCGACCCGAGGCCGGTCTTCACGAACGTGCCCGCGCCCTGGCGCGCTTCGACCAGGCCGGACAGTTCGAGTTCGCGATACGCCTTGAGCACGGTGTTCGCGTTGACGCCGCCGCTGCGGACCGCGTCGCGCACGGTGGGCAGCCGGTCCCCCGGCTCCAACCAGCCCAACCGCAGGGCCTCCCGGACCTGCCGCACGAGCTGGAGGTACGCGGGGAGGCCGCTGGACCGGTCGATGCGGAACTCCACCCGACGCCTCCAAAGTGTTCTAGTCAACTAGAACAGTAGACAACCAGCACACCACCTCCTTGTCAACGCCACCACCCCACACCCCACTCCCCACACCCCACTCCCCACACGCCACACCCCACACGCCTACCTGCCGACTCGCCCCTTGCCGTGCCGCCTCGCCCCCGCTCCCCCCGCTCCGCCGCTCCCTCGCCCTCGCCCCCGCACTTCCCACTTGCTCCCGCCCCCCACTTCCCACTTGCTCCCGCGCCCGCGAGGCCGCGTCGGGTTGTCGCGCCTCATTTCCCGTCGATCACGCTTTTCGATCGACGGGAAATCAGGCGCGACGGCCCGACAAAAAGGCGGCCGAGCCGCCGCGACGAAGTCGCGGCAAATCCAACACAGCCCTACCCCTGTCTCACCGCTCCCGCCTCTGTTCTTCGCGCGCCCTTCCCGCTCCCGCCCTGCTCTTCCCTCCCCTCTCCCTCCCTCCCCTCTCCCTGCCCCCTCCCCAGCCCCACCTACCGCCCAATCCCCCCATCCACCGAGTAACGGCAAAGCAACTCGCCAACCTCCTCGTACGTGGCCGGCAGCGGCTCCAGCCAGACCTCCACCGGCCCCGTGGACGCCACGTGCGGGTCGACCGCGAGCCGGTCCGCCGCCAGCAGGCGGAGGTTCACGACCGACCGGTGCAGGTTCGCGTCGGGCTTCAGCAGCACCGCGGCCACCGAAGGGCCCACCGAAGCGATCGTCTGGCCCGAGTCGAACACCTCCCGCAACGCGTCCGCCAGCAGCGTCATCGCGACCACGCGGGACCAGCCGGTCGTGCGGCCCAGGTCCAGCGACACGAACACCAGCACGTGGTCCCGGCGGCCGGACGTCCGCGCCTCCGCGTACACCTCGCGCAGCCTGGTCCGCAGGTACGCGCCGGTCGCCAACCCGGTCAACGGGTTGTCCGCGGCGCAGCTCGCCGCCTGCGCGCTCATCACGTCGCCCCAGCCCAGCGCGGTCGTCCGCAGCATCCGGGCCGGGATGGCGTCGACGTTCGGCGACACGATCCCGGCCGAGCCGACCGGCTCGGCCAGCACCGCGTGCAGCGCGGCCAGGTCCAGCAGCGTCTCGGCCAGCCCCGCGCCCGCCTCCGCCCGCGCGGCGCCCAGCCGGTACAGCTCGTGGCCCGCGTCCGCACCCGCGAGCACCACCGCGCAGACCTCGTCGACCTCCTCCAGCGGCCAGTCCGCCGGGTACGACCACCCGGCCGCCAGGCTCGCCGTGCGCCACCGGGACCTGAGGGCACGCACGTCCGCGCCGCACCGACGCGCCACCACCGGATTGCCCGCGCCGTCCGCCGCCGCTTCCCGAACACCCACCCGGATGCCTCCCTCTGCCTCGGGTCTCCCCTACGAGACGTCGCGACGGCTCCGCCATGACGGCACAACGGCTCGTCGGTTGGGGGGTTCCTGGTGACGGCCCGCCACCCCGTGAGTCACACTGGGCGGCGCGCGAGGAGGGGAAATCACGTGGCGACCGTTCCTGCTGACGTCCAGGGACCGAGCGACGCGGAGCTGATCGACTCCGTGCGCGGCGGGGCGACCGACGCCTACGGCCAGCTCTACGAACGCCACGTGGGAGCGGCCTACAACCTGGCCCGCCAGCTCGCGCGGTCGTCCGCCGAGGCCGACGACCTGGTGTCCGACGCGTTCGCGAAGGTGCTGGACACGCTCCGGGCCGGCCGCGGGCCGGACTCGGCGTTCCGCGCCTACCTGCTGACCGCGTTGCGGCACACCGCGTACGACAAGACCCGGCGGGACCGGAGGGTCGACCTCGCCGACGACGTCACCGCCGTGGCCGGCGCGACCGAGGCGACGTCCGTGCCGTTCCGGGACACCGCCGTGGCCGGCCTGGAGCGGTCGCTGGCCGCGCGGGCGTTCGCCCGGCTGCCCGAGCGCTGGCAGACCGTGCTGTGGCACACCGAGATCGAGGGCCAGTCGCCCGCCGAGGTCGCGCCCCTGCTCGGGCTGACCGCGAACGGCGTGTCCGCGCTGGCCTACCGCGCCCGCGAGGGCCTGCGCCAGGCGTACCTCCAGGTGCACCTGGCCGAGACCACCGCGGACCGCTGCCGCGCCACCGTGGACCGGCTGGGCGCGTGGACCCGCGGCGGGCTGTCCAAGCGCGAGACCACCCAGGTCGAGACGCACCTGGACGAGTGCGCGGACTGCCGCGGGCTGGCCGCCGAGCTGGCCGACGTGAACGGCGCGCTGCGCGGGTTCATCGCACCGCTGGTGCTGGGCACCGGCGCGGCGGGCTACCTGGCGACGACGGCGTCCGCCGCGAAGGCCGCCACGGCCGCCGCCGTCGGGGCGGGCGCGGGGGCAGGTGGCGCGGCGAACGCGGCGGGTTCCGTGCCTCGGCAGCTCTTCGGCGCGGCGGTCTCGGCGGCGGTGCTGGTGATCGCCGTGACGATCGGGCTGGCGTCCGGCGGCGAGCAGGAGACGCCCGTCGCGCGGAGCGTGCCGCCACCGGCGACGAGCGCGACCCGGTCACCGCAGCCGTCGGTGCCGCCGCTGCCGTCGCCGCCGACGCAGGACCCGCCGGCCACGACGACCGAACCCCCGGCGACCACCACGCAGGCGCCCACGACCACACCCGTGCCGACGACCACACCGGCGCCGACGACCACGCCCGCACCGACGACCAGCGCGTCACCGGGACCGACACCCACCCCTTCACCCGAACCGGAGCCGGAGCCCGAACCGGAACCCGAGCCGCCGGTGCTGGTGCCCACGGTGCCCAGCGGGTTCACGCTGACACCCGACTCACCGCCGGTCGACCTGCCGATCACCGTGCGCAACACCGGCGGGACTGCCTCGGAGCCCGCCACCGCGGCCCTGACGCTGCCGCCGGGCGTCCGGTCGGTCGGGCCGGCCGCGTCGCTGACGGGCCTCGGGCTGCTGCGGCTCGACGGGGCGGCCGACCGGACCGTGGACTGCCCGGCGGGCGGCGGCGCGATCACCTGCGCCGCGCCGGGCGGCATCCCGCCCGGCGGGTCGGTGACCTTCCGGTTCCGCCTGCGCGCCGACCACGACGCGACCACCGGGCTGATCACCGGCACGGTCAGCGCGGGCTCCGCGATCTCCGTCGGCATCCGGGTGGACGTGGCGATCCGGCCCGCCGACGACGACCTCGACCTCCAGGTCCGCAAGGGCCACCACGGGCACTGGGACCCGCGCCTCGACATCAAGGCCACCAACACCGGCGGCCGGGCGGGCAGGCTGGAGCTCGTGGTCGAGTCCGACCGCCACGTGGTGCTCGTCGCCCTGCGCCCGGACTGCCACCGGACGCGGCACCGGGTCGTCTGCGCCGAGCACCTCGACCGCGGTGAGGCGTTCCGCCTGTCGGTGTGGGCGCTGGGGCTGCCGTTCGGGGGCGGCACCGTGACCGTCACGGCGACCCTCGGCTCGGCGTCGAGGACCGTCGAGGTGCCCGTCCACCCGCACCCCGGCCACGGCGACACCCCGGAGCGGCCCGCCGCGCCCGGCGCGCCGACGACCACCAGCCCACCGGCCACCACCGCACCGGCCACCACCGCACCGGCCACCACCCCGCCGACCGCGCCACCGCCCGCCGGGGACCCCTCGCCCGGCGACCCGACGGAGCCCGGCGAACCCGGTCGGACCACCGATCCCGGCCCGCCGCCCGACCCGACCCAACCCGGCTCGCCCCAGCCCGGCCCGCCCACCGGCACGACCGAGCCCGGCGCGCCGCCCACGACGACGCCACCGCCGCGGACCGCCGAGCCGCCGCCCGCCACCGAGCCGCCGCCCGCGCGCCCGGGGCCGCCGTGCGCACCGCTGCCGCCGTGGTGGCCGCCCGGACAGCGGGACCAACTGCCGCCGGGCACGTGCCCGACCCCTTGGTGATCGCCCCGCCGCGCCGCCGGTAGGCTGCCCCGGTGCTGCCAGTCGTGCGCAGGATCTTCAGCGGGCTACCCGAACCGGTGCGCTTCTTGATCAACAAGCACCGCGAGCTGATCAGGTTCGCCGTCGTCGGCGGCACCACGTTCGTCATCGACAACGGCATCTGGTACGCCCTGAAGCTGACCGTCCTCCAGGACAAGGTGGTCACGGCCAAGGCGATCGCCGTGCTGGTCGCCGTGATCGCGTCCTACGTGCTCAGCCGCGAGTGGTCGTTCCACACCAGGGGCGGCCGGGAGCGCCACCACGAGGCGGCGCTGTTCTTCCTCGTCAGCGGCATGGGCATCGGCGTGAACCTGCTGCCGCTGTACGCCTCGCGGCACGTGCTGGACCTGCACAGCGAGGTGGCCGACTTCGTCAGCGGCTCGGTGATCGGGATGCTGCTCGCGACCGCGTTCAAGTACTGGTCGATGCGCAAGTTCGTGTTCCCGGAGGCGGGCGCGCGGCCGTCCGTGCGCACGCTGCGGGTCGTGCCCGAGCAGCGCGACGTGGCCTGAAACACGCGCCGGCAAGGTCGTCTGAACAGCGCTTTCACCCGTCCTCCGTAAACTCGGCCGGGTGTCCGTAGTCGAGAACTTCGTCCATCGCCTGCCCGAACCGCTCCGGTCGCTGGCCCTGCGGCACCGGGAACTGGTCAAGTTCGCGGTGGTCGGCGGCACGTGCTTCGTGATCGACACGGCGATCTTCGTGACGCTGAAGACGACGATCCTGGTCGAGAAGCCGGTGACGGCGAAGGTCGTCGCGACGCTCGTGGCCACCATCGTGTCGTACGTGCTCAACCGCGAGTGGTCGTTCCGCACGCGCGGCGGGCGGGAGCGGCACCACGAGGCGGCGCTGTTCTTCCTCGTCAACGGCGTGGGGATCGGCCTCAACTCCCTGCCGCTCGGCGTGTCGCGGTACCTGCTGCACCTCCAGGAGCCGCACCTGAGCCGGTTCGGGGAGGAGGTCGCGGACTTCGTCAGCGCCCAGATCATCGGCACGCTGATCGGGATGGCGTTCCGCTGGTACGGGTACAAGAAGTGGGTGTTCCCGGAAGCCGACGCGCGGCCACGGGCGAAGAAGTCCTACGACTCCTGACCACGGGCGACCCCCGGCCGCCCGACCCGCTCGAAGTCCCGACCCGCCCGCCGCCCGCGCCGGGCCGCCTCGACCCGCCGTCCCCGACCCCTACCCGCGCAACAAGCCCAGCGCCGCGTCGTGCAGGTGACCGTTGGTGGACAGCACGTTCCCGCCGTCGAACCGCTCCACCCCGGACAGGTCGCTGAACCGACCGCCCGCCTCGCGCACCAGCACCTGGAACGGCGCGACGTCCCACGGGTTCACGATCGGCTCCGCGGCCACGTCGATCGCGCCCTCCGCCACCAGGCAGTGCTGCCAGAAGTCGCCGAACGCCCGGTTCTCCCAGCACGCGTCCGCCAGCCGGAGGTAAGCCTCGCGGGAGTGGTGCTCGACCCACGTCCCCAGGTGCGTGGTGGACAGGTACGCGTCGGACAGGTCGCGCACCCCGGACACCCACACGCGCCGCTCGCCCGCCGCGTCCAGGGTGAACGCGCCCTCGCCCGCGGCGGCCCACCAGCGGCGGCCCAGCGCCGGCGCGCTCACGACGCCCACCCTCGGCTCGCCGTCGACCACGAGCGCGATCAGCGTCGCCCACACCGGCACGCCGCGCAGGAAGTTCTTCGTGCCGTCGATCGGGTCCACGACCCACGTCCGGCCCTCGCCCACCGCCCCACCGCGCTCCTCGCCCGCGACGCGGTCGCCGGTCGGCGCGAGCACCTCGCGGATCGCGTCCTCCACGGCCACGTCGGCGTCGGTCACGGGGGTGCGGTCGGGTTTGCTCTCCACCACCAGGTCGCGCGCGCGGAAGCGCGCGGTGGTGATCGCGTCGGCGGCGTCGGCGAGTCGGAGGGCCAGCGTCAGATCGGTGGACACGCGGGGATCGTGCCACGCCTACGCTGGGTGCCGTGAGCGTGGTCTTGTTGGCCGAGGACGACCCGGCGATCGCGGAACCCCTCTCCCGCGCGTTGCAGCGGGAGGGGTACCAGGTGCAGGTGGTCGGCGACGGTCCCCACGCCCTGGACGCGGCGGCGCACGGCGGCATCGACCTCCTGGTGCTCGACCTGGGCCTGCCCGGCATGGACGGCCTGGAGGTGTGCCGCCGGCTGCGCGCCGCCGGGCGCGGCATCCCGGTGCTGATGCTCACCGCGCGGTCGGACGAGGTGGACTTCGTCGTCGGGCTCGACGCCGGCGCGGACGACTACGTGGCCAAGCCGTTCCGGCTGGCCGAGCTGATGGCCCGCATCCGGGCCCTGCTGCGCCGCCGCGCGCCCGGCACGCTGGAGGTCAACGGCGTGCGGATGGACCTCGCCGCGCGGCGCGTCACCGTGGACGGGCATGAGATCCAGCTGGCCAACAAGGAGTTCGAG
Coding sequences:
- a CDS encoding ArsR/SmtB family transcription factor; this translates as MADDPLSTVFAALADPTRRAILARLAEGAATVKELSAPFAMSGPAVSKHLRVLERAGLIVRGRDAQWRPCTLDATPLREVSEWADGFRRFWDDSYRRLDAYLERMKEQEDGH
- a CDS encoding SRPBCC family protein, with product MATDTAALWSTPSDVEVAVTRTFDAPQHLVFDAFTKPEHIVHWMLGPDGWTMPVCEVDLRAGGRWRMVWRRADGTEMGMTGTYLEVTPHSRMVQTEAWGEGWAETVNTTEFIADGSRTTVVQTMKYPSKTDRDRAMESGMTDGADTSYDRLEKYLATNPTAA
- a CDS encoding acyl-CoA dehydrogenase, translated to MDPSFGTYQLAEEHEALREAVRSLADKEIAPHAAEVDEQERFPVEALNALVKAGFGAVHVPEAYDGQGADSVATCIVIEEVARVCASSSLIPAVNKLGTMPILLSASEDLKRQVLPSIASGEAMASYALSEREAGSDTASMRTRARLDGDHWVLNGTKCWITNAGESTWYTVMAVTDPDAPKKSQGISAFVVHKDDPGFVVGSKERKLGIKGSPTREIHFENCAIPADRIIGEPGTGLKTALRTLDHTRPTIGAQAVGIAQGALEAAIAYVKDRKQFGKSISEFQGVQFMLADMAMKIEAARHMVYVAAAKAERGEPNIGFITAAAKCFASDVAMEVTTDAVQLFGGAGYTRDFPVERMMRDAKITQIYEGTNQIQRVVMSRALLKG
- the purE gene encoding 5-(carboxyamino)imidazole ribonucleotide mutase, with amino-acid sequence MGSDSDWPVMKAATEALAEFDVPFEVSVVSAHRTPQRMLDYAASAAGRGLQVIIAGAGGAAHLPGMVASATVLPVIGVPVPLKYLDGMDSLLSIVQMPAGVPVATVSVGGARNAGLLAVRVLAAADAALRTRMAEFQASLERLVLEKDEALRASL
- a CDS encoding 5-(carboxyamino)imidazole ribonucleotide synthase — its product is MDSRTRLPVVGMVGGGQLARMTHQAAIPLGQSLRVLAESDSDPAALVARDVELGKHTDLDALRAFAKGCDVLTFDHEHVPQEHLKALVADGVKVHPAPAALEHAQDKLVMRVKLAELGLPVPPFSAVGDVADVVRFGAEHGWPCVLKAVRGGYDGRGVWMLNTPESARRAVPELLAAGTPLMVEQCVPMRRELAALVARSPFGQGAAWPVVQTVQREGICVEVLAPAPDAPGEQVQELALRVADELGVVGLLAVELFETASGLVVNELAMRPHNSGHWTIEGARTSQFEQHLRAVLDYPLGATDLVAPAVVMANVLGAADAPELGPDERLHHLFARFPDAHVHLYGKTERPGRKIGHVTVLGERMAEVRERARLAAHWLSDGVWLDGYDIHGGQQ
- a CDS encoding ABC transporter permease — protein: MTATTTAPVSTPPRRRTGVGWGDLAWLTWRQHRWQLGGLGAAVAVVALSCLIIAWTINATGTALHGFLGLGGFGGAIQLASLLPVAFGGVIAVFWAAPLLAREYEQKTYVVVWSQDLTPTRWLVGKVVLLGVPAVGLAAALGSAVLTAQHAMNSVTGGHPAYRAFEDEHFEAMPLLQIGYAAFGFALGLAFSAVTRRTVLSMAVTLGAFVATRFAVAKFWRPHYQAPERVLWPFGTRDQGSSDRIDDGVMYVKSGYTDAAGNPVEYPLECNVRSAGPDNGFDTCMREHGVVNTYLDYQPVDRVVPFQLIETALFVIAAAALLVLAFRLGLPRSPRRTTPTT
- a CDS encoding ATP-binding cassette domain-containing protein, translating into MTTTVEEPVDTAAAVRARGLGKRYRTKWALRDCTFELPAGKVAALVGANGAGKTTLMSVLAGLLAADEGAVGTAGRVAFVSQEKPVYRNFTADDVLRMGAHLNLLWDRQRAVRWLERFEVPLDRACGKLSGGQQAQVAFALAIGSRPDVLMLDEPLANLDPLARREVTGELLAEVAETGMTVLLSTHVVAELGGVADHLLLLAHGRLLAGGDLDDLLAQHVSYTGPRSEAPPVVGEVVEARHRGGQSTFLVKLPEGQSRPVVAGHWAERPVTLEDYVLAQLAATRKGIGA
- a CDS encoding GntR family transcriptional regulator; the protein is MEFRIDRSSGLPAYLQLVRQVREALRLGWLEPGDRLPTVRDAVRSGGVNANTVLKAYRELELSGLVEARQGAGTFVKTGLGSTDPGVMAELRERLADWVREARAAGLDAEDVDALVRSVLANVDGGQPPGGPGSAGPAGEQTTEGEGVAVR
- a CDS encoding GGDEF domain-containing protein; the encoded protein is MGVREAAADGAGNPVVARRCGADVRALRSRWRTASLAAGWSYPADWPLEEVDEVCAVVLAGADAGHELYRLGAARAEAGAGLAETLLDLAALHAVLAEPVGSAGIVSPNVDAIPARMLRTTALGWGDVMSAQAASCAADNPLTGLATGAYLRTRLREVYAEARTSGRRDHVLVFVSLDLGRTTGWSRVVAMTLLADALREVFDSGQTIASVGPSVAAVLLKPDANLHRSVVNLRLLAADRLAVDPHVASTGPVEVWLEPLPATYEEVGELLCRYSVDGGIGR